AGGCCTCGCTCTACCGGCGCTGGCCGTCGAAGGCGGACCTCGTGGCCGATGCGCTGCGGACCGGCCTGCCGCAGATAGGAGAGATTCCCGACGGCGGATCGATCCGTGAGGACCTCCGCCTGCTGTGCGTGCGCACGCGGGACGTCATGCACTCCCGCGCCGGACAGGCGCTGCGGTCGGTTCTTCACGAATGCGATCACAGGCGTGTCGACCGGTTCCACGGGGTCATCTGGTCGGGCCTGCACGAGCCGGCCCAGCGGCTGATCAGGGAGCTTGTCCTGCGGGGAATCGGGCGGGGTGACGTACGGCCGGACGCGACTGGTCCGTTTGTCGTGGATGTCATTCCGGCGATGCTGATGTACCGCGCCAAGGTGTGCGGTAGCGAATGGGGGGACGCGGAGATCGTGGAGCTGATCGACGAGGTGATGGTGCCGCTGCTCAGGGCGTGAGACGCGGCGGGCGTGGCCGGGGGCGTTCGGAGCGGGATCCGAGCCGGATCGGGCGGGGGTCGGACCCGGGCGGGGGTGTGCAGTCGGCCCGGGGCGGCGTAACCTTGCTGGCGCCATGCCGTACGAAGCACCCACCCACACCGTCGAACGCTCCCTCCGTGCAACCACCGGCGCCAAGGTCATCGCCGGGGTCGACGAAGTCGGACGAGGGGCCTGGGCCGGTCCCGTCACCGTGTGCGCGGCGATCACCGGCCTGCGCCGGCCGCCCGCCGGGCTCACCGACTCCAAACTGCTCACCGCCAAGCGACGCGATGCCCTGCTCGACGTCCTGGAGGGCTGGGTCACCGCGTACGCCCTCGGGCACGCCTCGCCCGAGGAGATCGACGAGCTCGGCATGACGGCCGCCCTGAGGCTGGCGGCGGAGCGCGCCCTGGTGGCCCTGCCGGTACGGCCCGACGCGGTGATCCTCGACGGCAAGCACGACTACCTCGGCGAACCCTGGCGGGTCCGAACGGTGATCAAGGGCGACCAGTCCTGCATCGCCGTTGCCGCAGCCTCGGTCATCGCGAAGGTCACGCGCGACCGGATGATGGCCGAACTGGGCGAACAGGGCGGCGGAATCGAGGACTTCGCCTTCGCCGCCAACGCCGGATACCCCTCGCCCGTGCACCGGGCGGCGCTGGAGGAAC
Above is a genomic segment from Streptomyces sp. NBC_01233 containing:
- a CDS encoding TetR/AcrR family transcriptional regulator, giving the protein MAGSRWSVASPGRRRGPELERAILDAALERLSTVGWNALTMEGVAAGAHTGKASLYRRWPSKADLVADALRTGLPQIGEIPDGGSIREDLRLLCVRTRDVMHSRAGQALRSVLHECDHRRVDRFHGVIWSGLHEPAQRLIRELVLRGIGRGDVRPDATGPFVVDVIPAMLMYRAKVCGSEWGDAEIVELIDEVMVPLLRA
- a CDS encoding ribonuclease HII, which encodes MPYEAPTHTVERSLRATTGAKVIAGVDEVGRGAWAGPVTVCAAITGLRRPPAGLTDSKLLTAKRRDALLDVLEGWVTAYALGHASPEEIDELGMTAALRLAAERALVALPVRPDAVILDGKHDYLGEPWRVRTVIKGDQSCIAVAAASVIAKVTRDRMMAELGEQGGGIEDFAFAANAGYPSPVHRAALEELGPTPYHRLSWSYLDGLPRWRHLKKVRRSEESVELENGGQLGFDF